ATAAGGGCAAGACTGCGGTAGAAAAGCGGGTTGAGCAGGAGCTGCCGGTtcatatagaggagggtgagtcccataatgaggctctatgtcatacctctcacactccacccatattagaggagcatgagggGGGCTCAGCTCCAGCTCGagtgcctccagttcctctCTTAGGTTGCTTCAGGCCAGCAAATGACCGAGGTTATTCAGCTATTGACTTAATTAGTTACTGCATAGGCCCAGCGGCAGAGTGCGGGTCCGGCTGATAGAGCCACTAGTGCCAGAGCCTGTGATTTTGTGAGTTTTGAACCCGTCGAAATTTTTTCGGTCAAAGCCGGACGAAGACCCACAGGGTTTTATAGACAATATGTTGAGGACGCTAAGGAATATACATGCTTCCAATACTGATtcagtggagttagcgtcctatcgattgcgggatgttgtcgttctatggtataataattggatagcttcaaggaaggaaaatgcacctctcccggtttggcaggaattcgtagatgctttcattcgtcactatttgccacccgaggttcgaagggcctgagctgacaggtttctgaatctaaagtaaggaaatatgagtgctcgggagtatagtctccattttaactcattggctagctatgctcccactatggtagccgatatgggagacagagtacatagatttgtgagtgacttagggccacatttgttcaaagattgcttgacagcttcattgcaggaggggatggacatctcctGTATTCAGGCCCACGCTCAAATTTAGAAAAGCAACAGCATCCGCAAAGGAGTGAGCCTGATGCAGACAAAGggcatagtaagagggccagatttgCCGGTGCTAGCAGTGAatatagagggggtcagcggCAACAGTACTCCAGATATTTAGGCCAATCCACAGCTAATGCGCCTCCTCAATtcgcgggcaggagatttgatcgcacCATTTATTTTGGTCCGGGTTAGAGTTCGAGGGTCTCAGGTCCTCAGTTAGTAGGTAATTCTAGTCAAAGGAAACCAACGATACCGCGATGAAGACAGTGCGGAAGACTACATTCGGGTCAGTGTTGCCGAGGATCAgacgcttgttatgcctgtggtcaggttaggcatatgatgcgtgattgtccgtcgatgggtggtagagttgagGCTCAGCCTACAGTATCAGTAGCAGGTTCTTCTTCGTCCGTGCGTCCCGTAGGGCAGACTCCTCAGGCatcagcaggccgtggtagaggtagaggggtAGCATCTGGTTCGAGTGGCCCTCagcagccccgtatttatgctttagccgaacgccaggatcttgagtcttcccctgatCTGGTTACAAGTACATTGACCATATTCTCTTATGATGTCTATGCATTGATTTATCCAGGTTCTACCTTGtcgtatattactccctatgttgctggtcgtatcGGGGTGAAACCCAAGCCAataaaaccttttgaggtatatACTCCTGTCGGTGACCCgataatagctagacaagtatactgaaattgtgtgattgtggtatgtgatcgtcagactaaagctgatttgattgagctggaaatACTGAATTTCGATGTGATcataggcatggattggttggccacTTGTTATGTTAATGTGGATTGCAGAaaaaagatggttcgattccagttcccaggggaaactctggtaaaatttctgtagaatccccgagaacttaacattcgaggacgaatgttcttagggtgggggggggggagaatgttacgcctCAGAATTTCGGGTTGTTGCATGGTAAACAGACTAgcgcaagttaaggtgtatatggtGTCCGTACAAGTAAGAacggatacttaatgattctaattaagattccaaagacatttgaggagagagaagaaaactTATTGGAAAAATTAaggtagaaagtgccttacccgTGTACCAATGTACCAGCAGGTGTTCCGGGTAATTTACACGATTATAAGTTAAACGGATCGAATCGAcaaaatctgaactgaatctggaaaattctgcagacaccagtcactgtcgacgggccgtcgacatgaCGACGAACCGTCACTATACACCGTCAACACGTTTCAGCAAACTGGAATCTGCAGGAGCGACCCGAAGGGACAAgtcgacggatcgtcgacacgtcgacgggaccGTCGACCCAACCGTCAACATGTTTCTGCACTCAAGGATTTTCAGGCATAAGCTGACGAAGCAAGTCGATGGACCgccgacacgtcgacgggtcgtcaacCCGCTCGTTGAACTGCTTCTCTGGAACCCTCCAGTTTCAGCTATAAACAGACGAGTCATGCTcttaattttcagatttcactttctctctaagtcttggaagctctagaatattcctcacaccatattatcatatatccaagggaaattaaggattaaacaccaagaattagtaaaAATCAACTGCAAGGATGCTccctagggtttgtggaaagcaagaatctctttggtgttgaagaggggttttcttcaagtgaaatatcttcatccaaagtccattcctacatcatcaaaggtgagtttcatgttcattttatgttattaagaatattgagtgcttgcaagacttggattatggaagggagaAGAATATAAAGTGCAAATATGGAATAGtgatatttttgaataatgacttaacttgaattatagttcttgacatgttatgagtaccatcttgtggtgaataatataaataatgttaaaggaagtattatgtgaagaataaatatgatgttgtattatagttatggtcatggatgattttgaaggtggatttGAGAAGTAAACAACGTTAACTTGAAGAATCTATTGatcatgatattatgggtgttccTATTGATGTTTGGGGAGTTGTTtactttatggaagaagttgtcaaaacaaaagaaatgtcACCAAATTTTCATTAACCCTTAGTTgcttagcttaagcttaagtatgttccagttgtctaatcttagtacaaattctcttgaaggtagaatcgcaagCTCGAAAGGCAAGCTATTAGACGATAGAGTTAAagagatataaaggtatgtaaggctatcccccttctttcaaaggcatgattctcatattgtgatttcttccctatattcccatgaccttcttacatccccaATGATGGAAGTTAAAGATCCTCAAGAGCTTTTTATGAGATAAAGAAGAGATATatcctatgataatgatgacgataatgatgctttcatgagcttgataattctatgttgatgttattccttgtggttgcctcacctcatgatactagttcaTTCAAGGCGAGGCATAGTGGTgatgatgttccataatataatcgaaggttcccgaccttacgtctcTCCGATGAagtaatagcttttatttgagctcccatgcatgctttaGTTTATGAATATGTAAGACTACACCGCGCACCGTACGGTTGGCGGCACATTTACGGTGAGCGTAGTGgtcggcttatggatgattaaacagtgtctatatggcacgggcagcaccactagtgggcggcgtgagatggttaccccggacgcgggaggaccggacgcgagctaatgatgttattgactCAGacaacatatgtatgtatgtgtgatatgttttaaaggtaaaagtgagcatgcatgattccaccTCAAGAGAAAGCGATTCTggttatcttttctttttatgctttctatgtttccttattatgttactatatatgccttacatactcagtacattgttcgtactgacgtccttttctttatggacgctgtgttcatgcccacaggtagatagggagatggcgcagacgcttaggagcttactcagcagttgtacaggagcaccccactactctGGAGGTGCAtcctattgatatatttttttgtgtatatatttcgggcatggcggggtcctgtcccgtccttatgacttCAGCATtacagttagaggctcgtagatacctATGTATGGGTTGTAGATGCTATGTGACCCCTTCATTATAGATTTTGTACATCTTTTTTGCAGCCTTACGGGCCTAtgcttatatatgttttgggagatgtttGGAAATTATTTCATGATAAGTTTGTGTTAAGAATGATGTATGCCGAGGTTGTGTATGATAGTCAGCAGGGTaggcggtgctcggtagtcagctccgggtacccgtcatggcccctaattgggtcgtgacaagaagaTCGTGAACTATGGGATATTATTATGGATAGTCCTAAAATTCCTACAACCACTGATGAAAGAAATAGATTCCCAAGAAGAGATCATTGCTAAAATATCAAAACAAGGAAGCTGTTGAATTGTGACATTGGACCTGATGAATGCAATAGAATATCTTCACGTAAAACTTCAAAAGAAGTGTGGGACACCTAACGAACCACAGATGAAGGAATAAGTCAGGTCAAAAAATCTAAGTTGCCTAATTAAACAGGCAATATAAGCCTTTCAAGATGAATGAAGGAGAATCCCTTCAAGAGATGTTCAATACCAGCCCTTTCTTTTAATCTATACTCCAAATTGAAAACTTCTCTCTTGTTAAATCCCTTTACCCCTTAGACACTAACTCTTCCAATGTTTTTTTATGTTCAATGCCTCCCTCTTCTTTATACAAAATCTCACTTCTATCATTCCTCATGTGATACAATAATGGATATGGAAAGACAAGGattcaacaagaaaaagaaaaggataaccAGAAATCACAAAGGAAGACACTAATGGCAACTAAAGCTCTTTAATTAGCTCAAACCTCCAAATAGCATTCAACCAAAGCACCAATCTtttaggatgacctcaagggaactAATGTCCCAAGAAACCAATACTCTCAACAAGATTCAAAATCAAAGGCTTCAACAAGCTCTCAACTCTCAAAGAGTATaataacatcaatattcaaAGTAGTCTAAAAATATAGGGAAATGTTAagtctactatttatactaggATAATAAGAAAGACTAGCTAGCTattatacccttaatgaagtaagggccttgtttggttggtCTGCCTTTGGAATTGAAAGGATGAAGTGGCTTGTATTTAAGTATTAGCCTCTTTGTATGCATAGCCATATTCTTCACTCTTCTCCATTCCGTCCTCCCATGCAATCATCAACACTTGGAATCCCCGGGAAGGCTCAAGAGTGTACTCAAGTGTGTCCCTCTTCATGAACAACCTTCGCAATGCTTGAAGCTCACGAGCTTGGATCCTTGTGAAGGGCCTTGATGCAACTTGgattgtatcattctccccctCTTGAAAAGAATTTGTCCTTAAATTTAAGGGGTCACCATCATCCACGTCCATAGGTGAGAGATCACACGCGTTTAAGGTGTTATGAACTTGATATTCCGGAGGAAGGTCAATCTTGTATGAATTGTCATTGAGTAGCTCAAGAACCTCAAATGGACCATCTTCTCTAGGAATCAACTTGGTATTCCTTTTGTTGGGAAACCTTTCCTTGCGAAAATGTACCCAAACCTAATCACCCGGCTCAAGTAAAACTCTCTTGCGGCCTTTATTTGCTCTCTTAGTCGTCTCTTGATTCTTCTTCTCAAAGTAAAGCCCTCACCTTCTCATGCAACTTCTTCATGGACTCGGCCCTTTTGTTTCCATCTAAACTCAAAACAACATCTTGAAACAAAGGGGTGAGATCTAGAGGGGTTAGTGGGTTAAAACCATAAACAGCCTCAAATGGAGACATGCCAATAGTACTATGAATGActctattatatgcaaattgAACTAAAGAAAATTTATCCTCCCAAGATGTTAATTTTCCCTTAACCATGTCCCTAAGTATAAAACCCAAAGTCCTATCCACAACCTCGGTTTGACCATCGGTTTGTGGGTGACAAGAAGTAGAAAATAACAATATAGCCCCAAGTCGTCCTGTAACACCctgaatttttttaaactaactCTTGAATTTTCGATTTACCATATCTTGATACtaagggtatattttacttcgcacttcctgaacgtgaatttgatgatatttggaactcgtttgaagtgttatggtgtagttatGTAAACTACTCCTACTATCATTACCTTAGTAAATTAAGAAATGGAAtagatatttaatattttgtgtAGCCACCCTTTCATATTTATCCAAACATAAAAGTTGGGCAGCCACCTTTTCTTTCAATCCTTATCCAAGGAATATATAATACCTTTTGGGGCTCATATCTCTCCACCTCCCCAAATTTTGTTTTCTCTAGAAAAAGGAGACCCCAAAACTCCTCTCCTCTCATCAAGTTCTCCCACTAAATTTGGTTGAGCCACAAGCTACTCCACACTTTTGAGGTAAGTTTACcaaacccgtttttgaactgGACAGTTTCTAGTATTTGTAGCATATTTCCTTGTATAAAATTTCGTTTTAAGTGAGTCAAGATGAtctggaaagctatttcatagatctacaacttttgttCAGGATCAAAAACCTAGTTTTGCTTATATTTACTcgaaaaggggtgatgaagtacaGGGAAGGTTTTGCCCGGATTCTTTTTTACAAACCCTCCATGTACtactgttagtattttgagcatatatttttgtatgaaATTGATATTGGGGTGATTTAAATTTATATGGAACCCCAAGAcgtatatctacaactttcattaagacCATAAAGTCTATTTTTGCCGTTTACCCCTTTGGAATTA
This portion of the Lycium ferocissimum isolate CSIRO_LF1 chromosome 1, AGI_CSIRO_Lferr_CH_V1, whole genome shotgun sequence genome encodes:
- the LOC132063495 gene encoding uncharacterized protein LOC132063495, with amino-acid sequence MVKGKLTSWEDKFSLVQFAYNRVIHSTIGMSPFEAVYGFNPLTPLDLTPLFQDVVLSLDGNKRAESMKKLHEKVWVHFRKERFPNKRNTKLIPREDGPFEVLELLNDNSYKIDLPPEYQVHNTLNACDLSPMDVDDGDPLNLRTNSFQEGENDTIQVASRPFTRIQARELQALRRLFMKRDTLEYTLEPSRGFQVLMIAWEDGMEKSEEYGYAYKEANT